GCTGAGCTGATGAGTGATGCGGCGGGTGAGAGCGCTTTTGAGGCGCTCGGGGGCGAGGGCGCCGTGCGCCATTTGGTGGATCGCTTCTACGACTTGATGGACCTGGAGCCGCGCTATGCGGACCTCAGGGCCCTACATCCCAGCGCCCTGGACGGCTCGCGCGACAAGCTGTTCTGGTTTCTCTGCGGCTGGTTGGGTGGGCCCGGGCACTATGAGGAACGCTTTGGTCATCCCAGGCTGCGCGCCCGGCATTTGCCTTTTCCCATCGGGGTGAAGGAACGCGACGATTGGCTGGCCTGCATGGCGCAGGCCATGGGCGAAGAGGGCGTGCCCGCCGCCCTGCGCGAGCGTCTGCACCAGGCCTTTTTCAATACGGCGGACTGGATGCGCAACCGCTCGATCTAGGGCCT
Above is a window of Inhella inkyongensis DNA encoding:
- a CDS encoding group II truncated hemoglobin is translated as MSDAAGESAFEALGGEGAVRHLVDRFYDLMDLEPRYADLRALHPSALDGSRDKLFWFLCGWLGGPGHYEERFGHPRLRARHLPFPIGVKERDDWLACMAQAMGEEGVPAALRERLHQAFFNTADWMRNRSI